The following proteins come from a genomic window of Candidatus Bathyarchaeia archaeon:
- a CDS encoding ubiquitin-like small modifier protein 1 — MKFKVTLFASFREICGEREFALEAEGPLTLEEALREAFGRCKGELEKEVIEGDRVKDNVVIMVNGRNIKQLNDLKTIIRDGDEISIFPPVGGG, encoded by the coding sequence ATGAAATTCAAGGTCACCCTCTTCGCTTCCTTCCGGGAGATATGCGGCGAGAGGGAGTTCGCTTTGGAGGCGGAGGGGCCGCTGACCTTGGAGGAGGCGCTCCGGGAGGCATTCGGGCGCTGCAAAGGGGAGCTCGAGAAGGAGGTTATCGAAGGGGATCGAGTAAAGGATAATGTGGTGATCATGGTAAACGGGAGGAACATCAAACAACTTAATGACCTAAAGACGATCATAAGGGATGGGGACGAGATCTCCATATTCCCCCCGGTAGGCGGCGGCTGA
- the rpl18a gene encoding 50S ribosomal protein L18Ae, producing MAVVRTYRVSGIVAKPGSEMRFTKEVKAIKPEDALEKVYCEVGSHHKAKRFEIRITRLEELPEA from the coding sequence ATGGCGGTGGTAAGGACGTACAGGGTTTCGGGGATCGTCGCGAAGCCCGGATCCGAGATGAGGTTCACGAAGGAAGTGAAGGCGATCAAGCCGGAGGATGCCTTGGAGAAGGTTTACTGCGAAGTGGGAAGCCATCATAAGGCTAAGAGGTTTGAGATAAGGATAACGCGACTCGAGGAGTTGCCCGAGGCTTGA
- a CDS encoding HD domain-containing protein produces MEEIRSFAEERLRGERVSGLDHSDRVYRWCEILAREEGGDLEVLKAASMLHDIAVPLVGRARHYEEGARIARQFLAEKGFPPERVEAIVHAIEAHSRFGGPEPETLEAKILYDADLLDFIGAIGIVRAIGRGLLSGEFDGDVGKAPEFLLRIVERYAAKIHTKKAREVAEARLEFMKNFVERLRMELALER; encoded by the coding sequence ATGGAGGAGATACGGAGTTTCGCTGAGGAGAGGTTGAGGGGCGAGAGGGTCTCCGGCTTGGATCATTCGGATAGGGTTTATAGATGGTGCGAGATCCTGGCTAGGGAAGAGGGAGGAGATCTCGAGGTCCTCAAGGCCGCATCCATGCTCCATGATATAGCGGTTCCGCTCGTTGGGAGGGCGAGGCATTATGAGGAGGGTGCGAGGATCGCGAGGCAGTTCCTAGCCGAAAAGGGCTTTCCGCCAGAGCGCGTTGAGGCAATAGTCCACGCCATAGAGGCGCATAGCAGGTTCGGGGGCCCAGAGCCCGAGACCTTGGAGGCGAAGATCCTTTACGATGCGGATCTTTTGGACTTCATCGGGGCCATAGGCATAGTCAGGGCCATAGGGAGGGGCCTCTTGAGCGGGGAGTTCGATGGGGATGTTGGGAAGGCGCCCGAGTTCCTGCTCCGGATCGTTGAGAGATATGCCGCGAAAATCCACACCAAAAAGGCCCGAGAGGTGGCGGAGGCCAGATTGGAGTTCATGAAGAATTTCGTGGAGAGACTCCGGATGGAGCTGGCGCTGGAGAGATAG
- the pfdA gene encoding prefoldin subunit alpha: MSKASEDRSKLDEELRQLLAEVRLLEGSAQALQLRLEMINSSLNEAAITKSTLEGIKGKPPGTEILIPIGSGSFIRASLLDGERLIMGIGANVSMERSFDESISELGKRIEELEKARASVQEQLAQILTRAEQDRGRIREILSERGGYLEVV; this comes from the coding sequence TTGAGCAAGGCATCGGAGGATCGATCCAAGCTGGATGAAGAGCTCAGGCAACTTCTGGCCGAGGTTAGATTGCTTGAGGGCTCGGCCCAAGCGTTGCAGCTGAGGTTGGAGATGATAAACTCCTCGCTCAACGAGGCCGCGATTACTAAGTCCACACTTGAGGGTATAAAGGGCAAACCCCCCGGCACGGAGATATTGATCCCCATCGGATCCGGCTCCTTCATCAGGGCATCCCTTTTGGATGGGGAGAGGCTCATAATGGGCATAGGGGCCAACGTTTCGATGGAGCGCTCCTTCGATGAATCCATATCCGAGCTGGGGAAGAGGATTGAGGAGCTAGAGAAGGCTAGGGCATCGGTCCAAGAGCAATTGGCCCAGATCCTGACAAGGGCCGAGCAGGATAGGGGCAGGATAAGGGAGATATTGAGCGAGAGGGGCGGGTACCTGGAGGTTGTTTGA
- a CDS encoding molybdenum cofactor biosynthesis protein MoaE, whose protein sequence is MGSIEMKRVGIFEGGGISLAEALLEARRSADLSRVGAIGCFIGIVREVADDGSRVKGLWFETERAMAERALQEIADWAMGRPGIADVRIYHKVGELGPGEDIMYVIVSASHRRELFETMEMIIERIKKEVPIWKKELTEFGGRWVSSK, encoded by the coding sequence ATGGGTTCGATCGAGATGAAAAGGGTCGGGATCTTTGAGGGGGGCGGGATATCGCTTGCCGAGGCTCTCCTCGAAGCCCGCAGAAGCGCGGACCTCTCGAGGGTGGGCGCCATAGGTTGCTTCATAGGGATCGTAAGGGAGGTGGCGGATGATGGCTCAAGGGTCAAGGGGCTTTGGTTCGAAACCGAGAGGGCGATGGCCGAGAGGGCCCTGCAGGAGATAGCGGATTGGGCGATGGGGAGGCCCGGCATAGCTGACGTTCGAATATACCATAAGGTGGGGGAGCTGGGACCTGGCGAGGATATAATGTATGTCATAGTTTCCGCCTCCCATAGGCGCGAGCTGTTTGAAACTATGGAGATGATAATAGAGCGGATCAAGAAAGAGGTCCCGATATGGAAGAAGGAGCTCACGGAATTTGGAGGGAGGTGGGTTTCCTCGAAATGA
- a CDS encoding D-aminoacyl-tRNA deacylase: MAMIAIIASRSDPAAMNIARALIEGYGFREANGKGARYDRGDISLFLIDGEATESDGIDKRLGADAIIFASRHRSAARLPCLTIHATGNPMGCGASAKGLAMADPIRMKVALRALSEAKSELGLEEFLVSLEATHHGPTELDAPSFFAEIGSSEEDWSNPEAGEAVSRAIFSAASLKGSGIPSVGFGGGHYSMKHTRAELDSEYAIGHIFPKYFFEGNFSKASIELAFRRTSGNCSTALLDWKGIKGPQRRALLEALEEMGIEAVRI; this comes from the coding sequence ATGGCTATGATAGCCATAATCGCCTCGAGATCCGATCCGGCCGCCATGAACATAGCTAGGGCGCTAATAGAGGGGTATGGTTTCCGGGAGGCTAATGGGAAAGGCGCCCGCTATGATAGGGGGGATATTTCGCTCTTCCTGATCGACGGCGAGGCAACCGAATCCGATGGGATCGATAAAAGGCTTGGCGCGGACGCGATAATATTCGCATCGAGGCATCGAAGCGCCGCGCGATTGCCCTGCCTCACGATCCACGCCACCGGGAATCCTATGGGCTGCGGGGCCAGCGCCAAGGGCTTGGCTATGGCGGATCCCATACGGATGAAGGTGGCCCTCAGAGCCTTGAGCGAGGCCAAATCCGAGCTTGGGTTGGAGGAGTTCCTCGTTTCCCTAGAGGCCACCCACCATGGCCCGACGGAATTGGACGCGCCATCCTTCTTCGCGGAGATAGGGAGCTCCGAGGAGGATTGGTCGAACCCCGAGGCCGGCGAGGCCGTTTCGAGGGCCATATTCTCGGCCGCCTCCCTCAAGGGATCAGGGATCCCCTCAGTTGGCTTCGGAGGGGGCCATTATTCCATGAAGCATACGCGCGCGGAGCTCGATAGCGAATACGCGATAGGCCACATATTCCCCAAGTACTTCTTCGAGGGGAACTTCTCCAAGGCATCGATCGAGCTAGCCTTCAGGAGGACCTCTGGGAATTGTTCCACGGCGCTTCTGGATTGGAAGGGGATTAAGGGCCCCCAGAGGAGGGCTCTCCTAGAGGCCCTCGAGGAGATGGGCATCGAGGCAGTGAGGATCTAA
- a CDS encoding lysylphosphatidylglycerol synthase transmembrane domain-containing protein, whose protein sequence is MARGRGGRALGGGAGFVEHGWIYRAKGIPRASIFRILLLAAVGLFSYAAILFLIGFGEIAREISKADIGVLSLSILASVIGSNLYILGWWVLLRRANLSCDLKRTFGIMWSDIFLDQALPAGSFSGEAMRIYLTTKDTIKQIGVSLATIIIHRLFSILPFLATSCIGLIYLFDKARISPSIGAAIVALITPPFIISGSLALLTVNDGLAKRGLEGLTRLMLLLGERWRAKASLMRERGLSLIAQYREGIQAISSEPIACLASLSLCSVSFLLELSIPILVLISLGRNMPFLAIVTVYVIGMTIQSMPLFIPGMMGITEAAMTALFSILSLSPAEAASAAILIRIPMFWSRLLIGGIVTIHVFRNLGKWKGPPECCDGAAIGEKG, encoded by the coding sequence GTGGCTCGGGGGAGGGGCGGCCGGGCGCTGGGCGGAGGGGCTGGCTTCGTGGAACATGGATGGATTTACAGGGCCAAGGGGATCCCGAGGGCCTCCATATTTAGGATCTTGCTCTTGGCAGCAGTGGGGCTATTTTCATACGCGGCAATCCTCTTCCTCATAGGATTTGGGGAGATCGCAAGGGAGATTTCAAAGGCCGACATCGGGGTTCTCTCCCTCTCCATCCTCGCCTCCGTTATCGGCTCCAACCTGTACATATTGGGCTGGTGGGTCCTGTTGAGAAGGGCGAATTTGAGCTGCGACCTGAAGAGGACGTTCGGGATAATGTGGTCCGATATCTTCCTAGACCAAGCCCTTCCCGCTGGCTCTTTCAGCGGGGAGGCGATGAGGATCTACCTGACTACCAAGGACACCATAAAGCAGATAGGCGTGAGCTTGGCGACGATCATAATTCACAGGCTGTTCAGCATACTCCCTTTCCTGGCGACTTCTTGTATTGGCCTCATCTATTTATTCGATAAGGCACGCATAAGCCCCTCGATAGGGGCCGCTATAGTGGCTCTGATTACGCCGCCCTTCATAATATCCGGCTCCCTCGCGCTCCTCACGGTTAACGATGGGCTGGCGAAGAGGGGGCTCGAGGGCCTCACGAGGCTCATGCTATTATTGGGGGAGAGGTGGAGGGCCAAGGCCTCCTTGATGAGGGAGAGGGGGTTAAGCCTTATAGCCCAATATAGGGAGGGCATCCAAGCCATATCCTCCGAGCCGATCGCTTGCTTGGCATCGCTATCGCTCTGCTCCGTCAGCTTCCTCTTGGAGTTATCGATCCCGATTCTCGTCCTGATCTCCCTTGGGAGGAATATGCCCTTTTTGGCCATCGTGACCGTCTACGTCATAGGCATGACGATCCAATCGATGCCTCTCTTCATACCCGGCATGATGGGCATTACGGAGGCCGCCATGACGGCGCTCTTCTCCATATTGAGTCTCTCGCCCGCCGAAGCCGCCTCGGCAGCAATATTGATCAGGATACCGATGTTCTGGAGCAGGCTGTTGATCGGGGGGATCGTTACCATTCATGTCTTCAGGAACTTGGGCAAATGGAAGGGCCCGCCGGAATGCTGCGATGGGGCCGCGATTGGGGAGAAAGGGTGA
- the argF gene encoding ornithine carbamoyltransferase — MKSLFGRDLLTLVDYSRDEIEAILDVSKRMKRNTPRRALEGKSLALLFQKPSTRTRVSFEVAANQLGCHPIYLGWGDLQLGRGEPISDTARVLSRYVDCIVARVHEHSILEELAEFSSVPVVNALSALCHPMQSLADLLTILERKGKFSGVKLAYVGDGNNVCNSLLVACAKVGVEIGVACPPGYEPDPRFVKAAEEASEESGASVIISHEPEEVVRGAHFVYTDVIVSMGYDAEREERLRAFLPKYRVTRELFEMASKDAYFMHDLPCHRGEEVVPEVVDGDRSIIWDQAENRLHTAKAVLYLLLRPPAKRRWL, encoded by the coding sequence ATGAAATCCCTATTCGGCAGGGATCTTTTGACGCTCGTCGATTATTCGAGGGATGAGATCGAGGCGATCCTTGATGTTTCGAAGCGGATGAAGCGGAATACGCCGCGAAGGGCCCTCGAGGGGAAGAGCTTGGCCCTCCTCTTTCAAAAGCCCTCCACTAGGACTAGAGTCTCCTTCGAGGTCGCGGCCAATCAACTCGGTTGCCATCCAATATACCTCGGTTGGGGAGACCTCCAACTCGGCAGGGGGGAACCCATATCGGATACCGCTAGAGTCCTCTCCAGGTACGTGGATTGCATAGTGGCTAGGGTCCACGAGCATTCGATATTGGAGGAGCTCGCGGAGTTCAGCTCAGTCCCAGTTGTGAACGCCTTATCGGCGCTATGCCATCCGATGCAATCCCTCGCCGACCTCCTGACTATACTTGAGAGAAAGGGCAAGTTCTCCGGGGTGAAGTTGGCGTACGTGGGAGATGGCAACAATGTATGCAATTCCCTGCTCGTAGCTTGCGCCAAGGTAGGAGTCGAGATCGGCGTGGCCTGCCCGCCGGGCTATGAGCCAGATCCTAGGTTCGTCAAGGCCGCGGAGGAGGCCTCCGAGGAGAGCGGGGCCTCGGTCATCATATCCCATGAGCCCGAGGAGGTCGTAAGGGGCGCTCACTTCGTTTATACGGACGTCATAGTGAGCATGGGCTACGATGCGGAGCGCGAGGAGAGGTTGAGGGCCTTCCTCCCGAAGTACAGGGTGACGAGGGAATTGTTCGAGATGGCATCGAAGGACGCATACTTCATGCACGACCTCCCATGCCACAGGGGGGAAGAGGTAGTCCCGGAGGTCGTGGATGGGGATCGATCCATAATTTGGGATCAAGCGGAGAACAGGTTGCATACGGCGAAAGCCGTCCTATACCTTTTGCTGAGGCCCCCTGCTAAGCGAAGATGGCTATGA
- the ftsY gene encoding signal recognition particle-docking protein FtsY: protein MFESLRSRLEGLAEAIASSELKGRELDRILDDFRISLLENDVALSVAEELCEELGRKLAGGIKVPRFGEKGKAIKPILREILLEALRIDGGTDLLSLAKEKKAKGEPLVLVFMGINGTGKTTTIAKVARYLIKNGFSVVLACSDTYRTGSIEQLEEHGRRLGIPTIKHEYGADAAAVAFDAINHARARGINAVLIDTAGRMQTNKNLLEEMKKIVRVSNPDLSILVADALAGNDAVEQGRAFSRAVRVDGIILTKLDADAKGGNAISLARAVGKPILFFGIGQGYDDLIPFDPEFVVKNIIG from the coding sequence TTGTTTGAGAGCCTTAGGTCGCGCCTCGAGGGGCTGGCGGAGGCCATCGCGAGCTCCGAGCTGAAAGGCCGAGAGCTAGATAGGATCTTGGACGATTTCAGGATATCCCTCCTCGAGAACGATGTCGCCCTATCGGTCGCCGAGGAGCTATGCGAGGAACTTGGGAGGAAGCTCGCCGGAGGAATCAAGGTCCCGAGGTTCGGTGAGAAGGGAAAGGCGATCAAGCCGATCCTGAGGGAGATACTCCTTGAGGCCTTGAGGATCGATGGGGGGACCGACCTCTTGAGCTTGGCGAAGGAGAAGAAGGCCAAGGGGGAGCCCTTGGTCTTGGTTTTCATGGGTATAAACGGGACTGGGAAGACGACCACCATAGCGAAGGTCGCTAGGTATTTAATCAAGAACGGCTTCTCCGTCGTGCTGGCGTGCAGCGATACCTATAGGACTGGATCCATTGAACAATTGGAGGAGCACGGGAGAAGGCTGGGAATCCCCACGATCAAGCATGAATATGGGGCCGACGCCGCCGCCGTGGCCTTCGATGCCATAAATCACGCTAGGGCGAGGGGCATAAACGCAGTCCTGATAGACACGGCCGGAAGGATGCAGACTAATAAGAACTTATTAGAGGAAATGAAGAAAATAGTGAGGGTCTCGAATCCGGATCTATCGATCTTGGTGGCCGATGCCTTGGCTGGGAACGATGCCGTCGAGCAGGGGAGGGCCTTCTCGAGGGCCGTGAGAGTGGACGGCATAATCCTGACGAAGTTGGATGCGGATGCGAAGGGCGGGAACGCGATATCCCTAGCGAGGGCTGTTGGGAAACCCATCCTCTTCTTCGGGATCGGCCAAGGTTACGACGACCTGATCCCCTTCGATCCAGAGTTCGTTGTGAAAAATATAATAGGGTAG